The Thermoanaerobacterales bacterium genomic interval GACCTCGTCGAGCAGGAAGATCGGGTTCTTGGATCCCGCATTGCGCATGCCCTGGATGATCCGCCCCGGCAGTGCGCCGACATAGGTGCGGCGGTGCCCCCTGATCTCGGCCTCGTCCCGCACGCCGCCAAGCGACACCCGGACGAACTTGCGGTCCAGGGCGCGGGCGATCGATTTCCCGAGCGAGGTCTTGCCGACCCCGGGAGGCCCGACCAGGCAGAGGATGGGGCCCTTCATCTTCTTGGCCAGCTTGCGGATGGCCAGATACTCCAGGATCCGCTCCTTGACTTTCTTCAGGCCGTAGTGGTCCTCGTCGAGCACCGCCTGGGCGGCCTCGATGTCCAGGCGGTCGCGGGTGCCCTTCGTCCACGGCAGGGCCAACAGCCAGTCGAGGTAGTTGCGCACCACGGTAGCCTCGGCGGCCATCGGCGGCATCTTCTCCAGCCGCTCGACTTCCTTCAGGGCCTTTTCCTCGACCTCTTTGGGGAGCTTCATCTGGGCGATCTTTTCCCGGTACTCCTCGCCCTCGGCGACACGCTCGTCCTTCTCTCCCAGTTCCCGCTGGATGGCCTTGATCTGCTCGCGCAGGTAGTACTCCTTCTGGGTCTTCTCCATTTGCTTGCGCACGCGGACGTTGATCCGCCGTTCGATCTCGACGATCTCCAGCTCCTTGGCCACCATGGCGCACAGGCACTCCAGCCGCTCGCGGATCGGCACGGCCTCCAGGATGAGCTGTTTGTCCTCGATGCGCAGGGGCAGGTGCGAGGCGACGACATCGGCCAGCCGGCCGGGTTCCTCGATGTTGGCCACGGTCACCACGGTCTCCGGCGGGATGCGCTTCGAGAGCTTGACATACTGCTCGAA includes:
- a CDS encoding LON peptidase substrate-binding domain-containing protein, which codes for MPRLESTRRVLPLLPLRGILVFPYMVIHLDVGREKSVKAIEEAMSHDRLILLATQKEAQTDDPETDDIYDVGTVAELKQLLKLPGGTIRVLVEGIARARIRNYLFNEPYFRVEVTQYDEDFVKTTELEALMRNLVHQFEQYVKLSKRIPPETVVTVANIEEPGRLADVVASHLPLRIEDKQLILEAVPIRERLECLCAMVAKELEIVEIERRINVRVRKQMEKTQKEYYLREQIKAIQRELGEKDERVAEGEEYREKIAQMKLPKEVEEKALKEVERLEKMPPMAAEATVVRNYLDWLLALPWTKGTRDRLDIEAAQAVLDEDHYGLKKVKERILEYLAIRKLAKKMKGPILCLVGPPGVGKTSLGKSIARALDRKFVRVSLGGVRDEAEIRGHRRTYVGALPGRIIQGMRNAGSKNPIFLLDEV